The genomic region CGCGACCGGTCAATGCATATCGGTCGGCTGCGCGCTCGAAGCAGTTGCGCACGCTGACACCGCCGAACAGCAGATACAGCGGCAGGAACAACGGCCCCAGCGCCATGTATTGCAGCACGTGCGCGCGTTCGTGGTCGCCGATGCGCGTCTTCGGCTGCACGCACCAACCCGCGCGATGCGCGTAGGTCGTGCACAGCGTCTCGAGATCCGTGTGCGTACTGAGCATCACATTGCCCAGCGTCATCGCGCCGCCCGGCCCCAACGGAAATCCGTGGAAGACCAGGGCGAGATCGCCTTTGTGGAACTTCGGGCGTGCGCCGAACGGCATCGCGACCACACCGGCGATCGCGCCGATCAGGCTGTTGGGCAAGGTCCACACCACGCCGAACGCGAGCAGCCACCAGCGCTGCCAAGGGCTCAAGCGCTGCCCTCTTCCGGCATCAACATCCACAGGATCAGATACACCAGTATTCCGGGAAATGCCGCAGAGAGCGCCGACACCAGAACATAGGTCACCCGCAGCAGGGTCGGGCTCCAGCCGAAGCGCGCGGCGATACCACCGACGACACCGACCAGCACGCGGTCGGTGCGACTCCGGGCAAGGGTTCGGGTTCCGGTCATGGTCGTCTCGACGTTGAAGTGTGCGGCGATTGTCTAGTGCGTCGGCGCGGCGCGCAACGTCTGCAGCCGCTGCCTGAACCAGCGTTCGGAGGGCTCGGCCGCTTTGCCCCGGCAGCGCACGCGATAGGCTTTCCCGCTCATGCTGCTCTTGCTGGCCGCACGTTCGATGAACAACTCGGCGGTGTCGGCCATGTCGCGCTTGCGCAGATAGTCGTATTTCTTCTGCAGATGCGCGCGTGCAGCCTTGGCATCGTGCCAACTGCCGTTGCGCTCGAATTCGCAGCCGGAACTCCCGAGCCCTGCGATCAGCGCGTCGATCTCATGCTGCGCCTTGGCCGTTGGCGCCGCCGAAACAGCGGCGGCGGCCAACGACAGCGCGAAAACGGCGAAAACGGCAAGAAAACGCGGGCAACGATTCATTTCGCGCGCTTCGCGAGCCAGTCGTGGATCGCCGATGGCACTTCCTTCTGCGCACGCCCGGACACATAGATGCCGATGTGGCCGCCGCGGAACGACACTTCCGAATAATCGGTGCTTCCGACCAGACCTTTCATCGGTTTCGAGGCCGACGGCGGTACCAGGTGATCCTGCTCGGCGTAGATGTTCAGCACCGGCATGTCGACGAAAC from Lysobacter sp. harbors:
- a CDS encoding PspC domain-containing protein translates to MTGTRTLARSRTDRVLVGVVGGIAARFGWSPTLLRVTYVLVSALSAAFPGILVYLILWMLMPEEGSA
- a CDS encoding DUF5329 domain-containing protein is translated as MNRCPRFLAVFAVFALSLAAAAVSAAPTAKAQHEIDALIAGLGSSGCEFERNGSWHDAKAARAHLQKKYDYLRKRDMADTAELFIERAASKSSMSGKAYRVRCRGKAAEPSERWFRQRLQTLRAAPTH